AGCAAGAAGATGAGCCATTTGTTCAGTTCCTCTCAGTATCTTCTTTCCAAAAAGTTCAGGACAGTGAAATACCACAGAGCCTAAAGGCAGGACTTCGGGATTTGAGTTCTAAAGCTCCAAACTGTCTTCTAGCTGGAACTTTGGGACATAGGACCTGGTCACATTTGAATCTCAGATGCTCTGGTCAATGATCTGTAGCTTCCAAACAGCACTATGGAGGAGATTTGGTTGGAAACGTGGTTTTAAAAACTCATATTCTTAATGAAGTGTTCCCAATATGAAAGTGTTAGAGTAGGAGACAGACTGCtgactttcaaaaatattcttgGTGACTAGAATCAATTTGGTTCTGGAAACATTgacttatattattttttaaagattttatttatttgagagagagagagagagagagagagagagagagcatatgagtggagtaaggggcagagggagaagcagactccccgctgagcaggagtcCGATGCATAGtttcctcccaggaccctgggatcatgacctgagctgaaggcagatgcttaaccaactgagtcacccaggtgacctgacttaaattatttttaagcccatttctaattttaatgttcTAAGAACATCTGTAAATCTGAGTGTGacacttctgcttcatttttaggGTTGAACAACACacatggtgtgtgtatgtgtgtggatgtgAAATGTGGAACAAAGCCCAACCCCCAATTCCAGGTAAATGAGAACAATGTTagtgaggagaaagaagggaagaaaagttaTAGCACAATTTTCACGTACTAGTGAGTAGCCTATGTGGATTTATGCAATGAGGGAATTGTGTGATTTGTGAGGGAGAGTAAGGCTGAGCAAGCCATTATTAACTTGAGTGTCTAAGTAAATGGAGGCAATATCTACTAAGATCTAGAATAGTAAATGAAGGTCAGTtttggaaagaaaggaataaattacAGTAAACACAAGTCACTTTTAGGTGTCTATCAGAAGTCCAGTTAGGAAGACCAACGCCTTATAAAACTTTAGCAAGAAGTTAAAGTTGGAAATACAGTGTAGGATTTTTATCAGACAGGGCCCATGTAGGTCAACAGAAATTATACTGGGTATTTAGAAAGAAGGCATGGTGACCAAGACATGCCAAGAGGTCACTGGTCTCCTTGTAAAGAGAAATTCCAGCAGCAAAAAGGTGGCAAAGGATGATGTTTCTGTAAgttgagaagaaaagagagatacaTTATACATACTCCAGTTCATTTGgccaaaaaaagaaggaaagaataaagggaGGAAAAACGGGAAGAGACCTAATTACATTTAGATTCTCAAAGGCAGTTATTTTATCTGAGACTGTGGGTAAGAAACTTCTTGGGAAAGCCTAGGACCTGAGACACTTGTAACAGCGAGCATCATCTGCTTGCTTCACTCTTATATggttttcagaataaaaaatttGGCCCATTAaccataaagataaataatagcaccagaacatttttttgaaacacatttttatttcttattgtacAGGCTTTTACAAATTGTCTTATCCTaggaaattgtgttttattttgttctctcttaTTTACACCTCTACAGGAAGTGGGCTTAATTGAATAGGTAATGAAATTCTCCAGAGCAGACCAAAGGGACTGTGTTTCTTCTGTTCTAGAAGGGTGTGCTGTAAATCGAAGATGAAAATGGCCTGTGAAATATATCTTGCTCTACCTCAAAACTGGGCCTCTGAATTTTGGCAAGTCAGGGCAGAGGCAAACCTATGTGTCCTTACCTGAAAAGCAAGGATTGCAAGGTCACAGGAGGGATTTTGGAAAGTATGTAATTTTCCTGCAGCTGGTTTCCACTTCTTTTTCCACCCAACTGTTTACTGGAGCTGCTAAGAAGTGTTCCATCTTCAGACTTCTGCCCTTGGCCAGCACACCATTCTGTGGACATGCTAACAACATAAGACCCAAAACCAGAAGTCTGAACATGGTTGCGACTAAGCCAGCAACAGTGAGATCTTCTTGGGCCTATATCTCCTTCTCTGTAATGAAGGTGTGGAGTTAAACTTATCTCTAGGGACCTTGTGCTCGGAAAGTCCATGAATGACACATTCTCATTGCAAGTGGCCAGAATGAAGATGCTCTCAATCTTGGGCCACCTTAAACTTTGACGCGGGCCAGCTTCATTGTGACACTTGATGTCCGGGATTGGACAGGGATTGGGGGTCATTCTAATTGTCtgtgaaggagctggagaagtcCATGCTGACAGTATAGCTAAGGCAGTGACGATTCGTGTCCGGCATATGGGCCATTTACTATGTGGTTGAATATCCTCTTACTTCAGATACCAGAGTCTGAACAGCAAAAAGGCCTAGGGTCACACTTCTGTCTGAAGCCAGGACTTTAGAACTTCTTTCAAGCACAGTCCCACCTTTCCATTGTACCTGTTTAATCTGTTCATTTGCTCACTCACTATGCCAGCAAGTGGGGATAGCCAAGGTAAAACCCACACAGTTTGTTTCCTTGGGGATCTCCTGGATTAGAGAAGACATTTCTCTGCAGCGTCAGAAGCTGGACTGACAGCTTCATTCAAATAATGTCAAGTTTGAAGGTCAAGAGAGAAAATCCAGACAGGTTTGCTGCATGGAGCTCACAGCCAGAGGATCTTTGCCTCTTACTTTTTGTAGCTGCTGCTTGGCTTTTACTTGTTCCCCTTTTTCTTGCAGCAAAATGGTGTCAGTTCAGCTCGACAGCCCCCAATCTTAACTTCGAAGGAGAGACACTCGACTTCACAGCGCCCATTCCTTTTCTTACACTGTACCTGTCTGTATATTCCTCCGTGGGCTAAGTGAAGAAAGCAGGGCTTCAGTTACCCAGTCACTGGTGACCAGAAAGCAACACAACATCACCCAGGCCAAATTCACAGCTCCTCATTACCAAATCTCCTGCAGACACAGAGTACACACCTAGAGATCAGAAAAAGCACATGCCACCTGAATAGCGGTGTGGGAGCTCAGATTCTCTGCTCCCACCAGATTCTCTGATGCAGTGTTCTTACTTGGTATTCAATTTCTTCTACCACAGTCATTTCTAGAATATATAGAAGTAGAGAACTTCTTCTTAGGAGGGAGGCAGTGTACTTTTTAATTCCAATAAACAGTCCTTTccaatttgtgatttttttcacatCTCCAAATTAATAGTCTCAGATATATAACAAAAGGTAAAGACAATACTGTTGACACGGTAGGCAGGTCAATGATAGCCTACATGGACTGCTGTGTGGTTGTTGAGTTTCACAAATTTAAGTGCGAAGATAAAAGAAATGTGGTACTGGTCCACTTTGTAAACATATCAATGGGATAGGCAACAGGTTTTCCTTCAGAACAAAGACTAAGCTGAAaagatcaaaaatttttttagaagaatgatTGAAAAAAGTTTTTGGCAATATGTGTTCTCGggacaaataatagaaaaaacaGGAATCagttttcaaaaggaaatgatTACTCTCAAAAGGAAATTATTCTCGGAAAGTAcagctttggggtgggggagaagaataCATATGGTTGTCATATATCTGAGAAACTGTTGTGCTGAAGAGACACTGTTCATGCCCCAGTTAGGACTCAGACCAATGGAAAGGAATCACATAACCTTAGATTTCTGCTCAAAGTAAGGGGAGTTTTTTAATAGCCCAAAGTTGAACTTGGGTCACTGAATAGGTCACTGAGCTTCATCAGGCAACTGGGCAATCGATTGATGTGTAATACCTATAAAGTGTTTAAATATCGGGGCAGGTACCAAGAATGAGAGTGATGATAAAAAACAatgacaagcaaacaaaaataacagcAGACTTTCTCAGGGCACAAAGGATGTGCCTGGCTTTGTTTAAGCAGTACATAAGCAGAGGGATTGTTAAAATTTCCCCAAtcagtaattttcttttcagataatgGATAACACATGGAGACTCAGCAAAATGTATCAGTCCCTGGTCCTGTGTCTCTGCATGGCCTCATGGATAAGTTTGGACGAATGGAACAGGAATGGAATGATGTAGCTACTTCTATGCAATCTTTTTAATCATGCCCTTTAATCACTTTTCAGCCCTTTCTTTTAGAGCATCTTTAGAATCAGATAAAACAGTCACATGTTTAGGATGCAAAGTTAACCTTCTTCCCTAGTCTCAACATGTCTTGATGGAGAAGGACATTCTTTCTACCCACAATAGTCAACTTACTTGTCTTTGGACTTTtccttaagagaaaaataaattgtggtttttttttttttttcattgactcTCTTTTTAAGTGTCTTTGTTAAAATAAGTTTGACTTTAATTAATGCAGCAAGTGTCTTCATCTTTCAAacgattttattattattaccatttataggaaggaaattgaagcacAAGAGTTGACAGAACTTAAAAGGATGGCAACTGAGATCCAACCTCACATGTTTTGGCATAATAGTCAGTGTTCATTACCTCTTGTATTGATCATTAAACTCACTTCCAGCTCTGAGATTTTCTGTGGTTATTGTGATCATGATGGTCCTAATCCGAGCCCACACTGTGCTTATTATTAGGATTCAAATGTGCCTGAGTGAGTTTGGGAACAGGAGTCCTTAGCAAATCAGAGACCTGATGAATGGGGATGGAGAAGAtggcttaaaatgtgtttctccaCTGGAAACCATTGTCTGACCTCCGAGAAAAGAGACTGGGGCAGAAGCTAAGAAACTGATTTGATAAATGAGGCTTTGAAACACAAGGACTTTTGTTTGTGTCTGCTTTCAAAAGTGCATATGAATGCCACCTATCAGAAAGCCCCGCCTGATCCCACAGTTGGAACCAAGCTTCGATCTCCATGGCTTCTCTTTATAGTCTGCATCTTTTATGGTGTTTATGGGAACTGTTCTGTGCATCTTCCCATCTCTTCCATTCACTTATAAACACATTTGAAATGTATCAAATGCATATTTACTATTCTGGGCAACCTATTTTTTTAACCaatacagaaataagaaaatcataaactTCAAGCAAATTAAGGGTAAAGACCATGCTCTGATTATATTTTTGACCTTCCACTTTACCTACTTTTGCTATCATGCCCAAACAATTTCTCATTAAGTGGTAGGAACACACTTCATATCTATTGGCTTGGTAGGCCTACTGAAGCCCGATTGTATAGAAATAAGTGTAGAAATTCAGGAACCATGAAGAAGTAAAGTGCTTCATGATACATGGGGAACCCCCATTAGAAACAGCTTCATAACAGAAAGAATGAAGCATAGTTGAGAAGGGATGAATATAAAAGTTTCCTAGGGGGACACGTGGATGTTTCCATTGGTTGGAtatctgactctaggttttggtttgggtcataatctcaggctcacaggatgaagccccacattgggctctgtgctctttggggagtctgcttgggattctctttctctctccttctgcccctcccccagctctttctct
The nucleotide sequence above comes from Mustela erminea isolate mMusErm1 chromosome 21, mMusErm1.Pri, whole genome shotgun sequence. Encoded proteins:
- the LOC116581707 gene encoding beta-defensin 107A-like; this encodes MSGAMRIFSLISAALILLVHIFSAHGGIYRQVQCKKRNGRCEVECLSFEVKIGGCRAELTPFCCKKKGNK